The sequence below is a genomic window from Halarchaeum grantii.
CCGGCGGGCGAGCGGCGCCGGCCGGTGACGAAGATGTGGTCGCAGTCGTAGTCGTCGGCGGCGGAGAGCGTCGCGGTCCCGTAGCCGCCGTCGATGACGCGAACGGCGACCTCGTACTCGACGTCCACGCCGTCGAGGGCGTCAGCGACGTAGTCAGCGAGCGCGCCCTCGGCGGCGTCGATGAACTCCGCCTCGTTGTCGTAGGTGACGCCCTCGATGCCGCCGAGCGCCTCGAACTTCTCGGCGTCCGAGCTGAGGTGGCGTTCGGTGGCGAACGTCAGGACGGTGAGCGGCGCGTCCGCGCCGCGTGCGTGTTCTGCTGCCTCGCGGAGGAGGTTCGAGTGTGCTTCCGACTCTTCGACGACGACGAGTCCTCGATGCATAGTCGGGGGTAACGACTCCCATCTGATAAAACCCACTGTCTATAATTAAAAATAATCATTCTCTTATAGTAACACCATGTCCAGTATTGCATAATTTTTATGTGGTGGGATTATCGTTCGTGAGATAGAGCGATGTCAGCAACACTCCCAGCACTCGCAGCGTTACTAATTGGCGTCGCCGTGGTCGTCCTGCTCCTCGTCGTGTGGGACCTCCCGGCGTTCGTCGGCCTCGTCATCTCCGCGCTCGTCGTCGGAGTCGTGAACGCAGCGCTCCTCCCGGACATCGCGTTCGGCTCGATACCCGGGGACGTCGCGACTGCGTTCGGGAACAACATGGCGGGTATCGGTATCCCCATCCTGATGGCCGCCATCATCGGGAAGTCGATGACCGAATCGGGCGCCGCCAACCGCGTCGTCCGGTCGTTCCAGTCCATCGTCTCGGACAAGAACGCCGACTTCGCGCTCTGGGGGAGTAGCACCATCCTCGCGATCCCGGTGTTCTTCGACAACGTCTTCTACCTCATGGCGCCGCTCGCGCGCTCCATGCGGGCCCGCATCGGCGATAACTACGCGCTCTACATCGCCGTCGTCGGTGGCGGTGGCACGGCCGCGCACGCGTTCGTTCCGCCGACGCCCGGCCCGCTCGCCGTCGCCCAGGAACTCGGACAGGGTACCTCGATCCTCGGTACGACCATCGTCATCGGCCTCGCCGTCGCGATCCCGTCCGCGCTCATCGCCGGCGTCGCCTACGGCCGCTTCATCAACACGCGCATCGACATCCCGCTCCGGGAGTCGATGGGCACCACCGCCGAAGACCTCGAAGAGCAGGCGAAGAAGTCCACGGAGAGCCTCCCCGGCTTCTTCGAGTCCCTGCTCCCGATCTTCGTCGCCGTCGCGTTCATCGCCGCCGGCACGTTCGTCACGACGTTCAAGGACATCTACCCGTCGCTCGCGGCCGTCCAGCCGTTCACGAACTTCATCGGTGACGCGAACTTCGCGCTGACCGTCGCCGCGATGGTCGCCGCGCTCACCTACCTGCGCATGGACGACTTCCCGCGTCAGGTCTGGCAGGACGAACTCACCGAAGCACTCCAGAACGGTGGTAACATCGCCGCGATCACCGCCGCTGGTGGCGCGTTCGGTGCGATGCTCGCCGCCTCCGGCATCGGCATGGTCATCGCTGACGCCCTCAGCGGCGTCGGCATCGGCCTGCTCATCACGGCGTGGCTCATCGCCGCCATCGTCCGCATCGCACAGGGGTCCGCGACCGTCGCGATGATCACCACCGGTGGGATCATGGCGCCGCTCGTCCCCGAGCTCACCGTCCACCCGGCCTACCTCGTCATGGCCATCGGCGCGGGCGGTATCACGACCTCGTGGTACAACGACTCCGGCTTCTGGATCGTCAAGGAGATCGGTGGCCTCACGCAGATGGAGACCCTCAAGACGTGGACGGCGGTCACGTCCATCCTCTCGGTCGCCGCGCTCGTCATCGTCCTCATCTACTCGACGATCCTCCCGCTCGCCTGAGCGACGACGAGACAGCCGCGACCTCCGTTCGACCCGTCGGTCGGCGTCGCACGCGCGACGCTTCTTTTTCGTTCCGCCGCTTCCGGATAGAGTCGTTGAGCGGGTTCCACACCCGAGGATCGTTTCTCGACGCTGATTGCCGCATCACAGCGACGCATAGACGGCTCGCGCGTATCGTTCGAGTCGGGGCGGCACGAAATAGGTTCCGGGAGAAGCGGACAGTATGAGGGAGGACTTTACGCGATTATTCCCGTAATACGTCGGTACAGACGGTGCAGTCGTCCGACGATACCGGCAGAAGCGGCTGCTAGTTGCGGGGTGCGCGCTCAGTCGAGCGCGACCGTCTCGCCCGACTCGGCGGACTCGTGGAGCGCCGCGAGGACGCGCATATCGTAGAGGCCGTGCTCGCCGTCCGCGTAGACCGGCTCGTCGGAGAGGACGCGGTCCGCGAAGTAGTCGAACTCCTCCGTCATCTCGTTCACGTCCTCGGCTTCCGCCGACACCGAATATCCCTCGCGGTCGAGTTCGAGGCGACACTCCATGTGGAACGCCGGCGAGAGCGTGAGCTTCCCCTCGGTGCCGGTGATGGTCAACTCCGTGTCGTCGTAGGCGTTCTGCGTCGCCGTGAACGCCGCGTGCACGCCGCCCTCGTAGACCGCCGTCGCCGTCGAGCGCTCGTCCGGGACGTCCGCGAACGCCTCGTCGTAGGACGCCATCTGCGCCTGCACGCGCACCGGGTCCGCGCCGAGGACGAAGCGCGCCGTGTTGATCGGGTAGATGCCGAGGTCCATCATCGACGTCCCGTAGCCGCTCGCGTCCGGGTCGAGGCGCCACTGGTTCGGGTCGTCGATCAGCGAGAGGATGGGCTGGGAGTTGTTCCCGTACACCTGCACGGGCTCGCCGATGGCGCCCGCCTGCACGAGGTCGCGCGCGCGCCGGACCGCCGGTTCGGTGTGCATCCGGTAGGCGACCATCAGCGGGACGTCGCCGCCCTCGGCGGCCTCGACCATCGCCTCGGCCGTCTCGACGCTCTCCGCCATCGGCTTCTCGCAGAGCACCGCCTTGTCGAGGTCGGCCGCCGTCTCGACGTACGCGCGGTGGTAAGCGTTCGGCGTCGCGATGTAGACGGCGTCGTACTGCTCGGCGAGCGCGCCGTCGTGGAAGTCGTCGCCCGACATCGCGTGCGGGACGTCCGCCTCCTCGGCGTAGCGCTCGGCCTTCTCCACGGAGCGACTGATGAGCACCGACACCTCACAGAGGTCCGTCTCGCGGATCGCCGGGATGGCCTCGTCGACCGTCCACCACCCGAGGCCGACGAGGGCGAACCGGACCGTCCCCTCCGTCGTCGTCTGCCAGTCGCGCTCCGCGAACGAATCGAAGACGTCGTCGAACTCCATAGCGATTAATCCGCAGAGCGGACAATAAATATGTGTGGAACGCCCCGCCTCACTCGGCGAGGAGGCGGTCGAGGACGGCGCGCGCGACCGGGTTCTCGTCGTAGGCGTCGGTCACGCGGAGCGTGCAGACGTCGAGGCGCCCGTCGCCGAGCGAGCGCGAGACGACGGCACCGCCGGGGTTCTCGATCCAGCCCTCGACGTAGCCGACCGACACGTCGTCGGCCACTTCGAGGTCGCTGACGTACGCGTACGGGTAGAGGTCCGCGAACGCCCACCCCGGCACCGCGTCGAGTTCCGGGAGGAGGTCCTGAAAGAGGACGCCCGCACAGAGGTTCCAGCTCTCCTCCTCGGGGAGCGCGGTGTACGTCACGTCATCGACGGGCGCCATCCCGCCCTCCTCGTCCGGGAGCACGACGACGTGTCCGCCGTGCTCGACGAACTCGCGGAGCGTCGCGTCGACGGCGGTGACGACCGAGACGTCGGCGTCGCCGGGGACGTCGGCCGTCGCGTAGCCGTGCTCGGCGAGTACGTCGCCGAGTCCGTCGTCCTCGACGAAGACGGAGACGGGCGGCGCGTCGTGGGCGGCGTCGACCGCGACGTCGCGGCTCGCGGTGCGCTCGCCGTCCGTCACCGAGAGCGTGGCCGTCGTGAGCCCCGGGGCGGCGGGCGCCTCAGCCGTGACGGCGTCCGTGAGACGGGTCTGCTCGTGGGCCGGAACGGCGACGTCGACGGTGCCGGTCTCGCCGAACGCCGACCACTCCAGCGTCGCCTCGTAGGGTTCCGCAGTGTCGTTGGCGACGACGACGTCCGCGCTGACGCGCTCGCCCGCCTCGAAGGCGTGTCGCGACGGCGCGAGGTGGAGCATGACGGGGGCGTTGAGGCGCGCGAAGTCGTCGTGGAAGACCTTCTCCTCGCGCTCGTAGTCGAGGATGCCGTTGAACTCCCACTCGATGTCCGTGAGCTCGGTGATGACGTAGCCGGCGACGCCCTCGTGCTCGCGCATGTCGGCGATGATCGGCTCGACGGACTGGAACTCGCGGCGTTGCCACGCTTCGGCGAACGCGTCGAGCGAGTCGAAGACGTCCGCCGCCGGGCTCTCGGCGAAGCGCTCGCGGACGCCCGCGGGGCGCTTCATCCCCGTGAGGAAGTCGTGGTCGAACCAGTGGGGGTCGCCGCCGTCGCGGCCTTCGAGGCGCGAGACGTCGCAGAGCCCCCACGTCCCGAACTCGGAGACGAGGAGGGGGACGTCGGGGTCGGCGCGGACGTCGCCGTAGTTCTCCTCGGGGTGCTCGACGATGTGGTCGAGTTTCTCGCGCCACGCGCCCACGCGGTCGGGCGCGACGAAGTACTCGTGGTAGTCGTTGAGGTCGGTCGCGACGTGCGCCCACCCCGAGTTGTCGCAGACGAGACGCGTCGCGTCGAGTTCGCGCGCGTCCGCGTAGAACGCCTCGAGGTAGTCCTGCTTCTCCGTGTCCGTCCAGAGCGGCTCCTCGTCGTCGTCGTGGCCGATGCCCCACTCCTCGTTGTAGAGGCTCCACGCGATGACGCTGGGGCGGTTGTAGTCGCGGGCGACCATCGCCTCGAACTGCTCGCGAACCTCGCGCTTCGAGCGCTCGGAGTAGACGGCGGGGTTCGCGGGTTCCTCCCAGACGAGGATGCCGAGGCGGTCGGCGAGGTCGAGGAACGCCGGATGGGCGGGCTTGATGTGCTTGCGCAGGAGGTTGAACCCGAGTTCCTTCGCCGTCCGGATCTCGCGCTCGAACGTCTCGAGGTCGGCGGGCCGGTAGTAGGTGTCCGGGTAGAACGCCTGGTCGAGCGCGCCGCGCATCGTGAACGGCTCGCCGTTGAGGTAGAGCTCACCGTCCTCGCGGGAGACACTGCGCATCCCGAAGGTGTCCGTGTGCTCGTCCAGCGTCTCGCCGCCCGCCGCGAGGCGGACCTCGACGTCGTAGAGCGCCGGGTCGTCGGGCGTCCAGTAGTCGGCGTCCGGGATGGCGAGGTCGAGCGACGCCGTCTCGCCGTCGAGCGCGGCCGACTCGCTCGCGACGGGGGCGCCGGCGTCGTCGACGACGGTGACGTGAACGTCGGTCGGGCTGTCGTCGGACGCGGTGACGGCCACGCGGGCGGTGTCGTCCTCGAGGTCGGGGGTGACGCGGGCGGCCGCGACGCGCGTCTCGGGGACGGTGACGAGGTCGACGGCCTGCCACGGGCCGCTGACGCGCGTGTACCACGGGTCGCCCTGCTTGCCGTGCGGGATCTCCGAGATGTCCTCGGGGTCGCGGACGCGGAGGACGATAGTGTTCTCGCCGGCGGTCAGCGCGTCGGTCACGTCGAGGCCGAAGGGGAGATACCCGCCGGTGTGGTCGCCGACGCGCTCGCCGTTCACCCACACGGTCGCCTCGTAGTCCACGGCGCCGAAGCGGGCGAAGACCCGCTCGTCGCCCGCCGCGAGCGCGTCGGCGTCGAACGTCCGGCGATACCAGCCGACGCCGGTGTACTCGCGGAGGTCCGGTTCCTCCTGCCACGAGTGGGGGACGGAGACGTCGCGGGCGTCCGGCCACGCGGCGTCGGGTTCGTAGAACGCCTCGTCGAGCCCCGCGTCGTCGGGGTCCGTGATGAACGCCCAGCGACCCGAGAGCGTGCGCGTCGCGTCGCGAGCGTGTAGCGCCTCGTTCATTATCAATGGTGTAACTACCGGCGATCCTATTCTATCTTTCGGAGGGCACGAGGGCGGAGGGGCGGGTCCGGCTCAGAGGTCCGCGTGGATGTGGTCGGCGGCCTTGAGCGAGAGCGCCCCGATAGTGACCGTGGGGTTCATCGCGCCGCCCGTCGGGAAGACGCTGCTGGAGGCGATGGAGAGGTTCGAGAGGTCGTGGGTGCGCAAGCGCTCGTCCACCACGCTCTCGCTCGGGTCGGTGCCCATCCGCGTCGTCCCCATCGGGTGGCTCCCCGCCCACGGCTGCGTGGGGTTCGCGGCGTACGTCACCGTCACGCCGAGCTCGTCCATGATGTCGCGCTGGACGTCGAGGGCCTTGCGCGCGGTCTCCACGGCGTGCTCGCCGATCTTCCACGAGACGTCCGGGACCGGGTTCCCGTGGTCGTCCGTCTTCGAGGTGTCGAGCGTCACTCTGCTGTCCTCGCGCGGGAGCTGCTCGACGAGCGCCTCGGTGCCGACGTAGCCGCCGACGCGCGTCGCGAGCGTCGACGCCAACTCGTCGCCCCACGACCCGTCTGAGAGCGCGGCACCGACCGTCGTCGGCCCCGCGTAGTTCAACAGGCCGACGAAGAAGCTCCCCGGCGTCGGCTCCTCGTGGTCGTAGAACTGGTGGGTGACCGACGTGGTGAAGCCGACGCGGTGTTGCTTCGTCGGCTGGTCGAGGCGGCCGCCCATGCCGACGAGCGCGTGCTCCATGAAGTAGCGCCCGACCGCGTCGGAGGTGTTCGCGAGCCCGTTCGGATACTGCTCGGACTCGGAGAGGAGGAGGAGACGCGGCGTCTCGACGGCGCCGCAGGCGATGACGAACTGGCGGGCCTCCTGTCGGTGCTCCGTCCCGTCCGGCGTCGCGTAGACGGCGGCCTCGACCGTCTCGCCCGCGTCGTCGTGCTCGAGGCGCTGCACGGGCACCCGGTCGAGGACGCGCGCGCCCTCCGACTCGGCCTTCCGGATGTGGACGTCGCCGCTGTACTTCGCGCCGGACGGACAGACCGGCATGCACGTCCCGTAGCCGACACAGCCGCTCCGGCCGTCGTAGGACTCGTGGTTGCGGGCCTGTGGCACGGAGTGGAGCGTGATGTCGAGTTCGTCGCAGGCCTCCTCGAACAGCGTGTCCGAGTAGCTCGGCGGGAAGGCGTCCATCGGGAACGCCTCTTCACGCGGCGGCGCGAAGGGGTTGTCCGTGCCGCCGGAGACGCCCATCTCGGCCTCCACGTCCGCGTAGTAGGGGCGGACGTCCTCGTAGTCGAGCGGCCAGTCGACGCCCAGTCCGTAGCGGGAGTCCATCTCGAAGTCCTTCGGGTGGAGGCGCGGCGTGTAGCCGATCCAGTGCAGCGTCGTGCCGCCGACGCCCTTGACGCGCGTGTCGTTGAGCGGGTAGGAGACGCTCCCCGAGGACGTGAACGCGTCGCGCGCGCCGCCCATGTCCCAGACGTCGCTGCGGTCGTGGGCGGGGCGAAGCGAGCGCTCCATCCGACGGATGCGACTCTGGAGGTCGAATCGGGGGCCGGCCTCGAGGACGACGACGTCGTGGCCGCGCTTCGCGAGCGAGTGCGAGAGGAGACCGCCGGCCGGCCCGGCACCGACGACGCAGACGTCGGCGCGCTCGGAGGGCGAGCGGTCGATGGAAGGGGTGTCGTTCGCACTCATAGGCTCGGCTCCTGCTGGTAGGCGCCGAGGCCGCCCGGGTAGCCGGCCGGGTTCTCGGTGCCGGCGATCGCGCCGCCCTTCGGCGAGGAGAACAGCGCGTAGAGGAGGTCGTTGACGAGGTAGTACCGGACGCGCTGGCGGTCGTTCCCGTCGGGGTCGGGGTCGGCGTGTCGCTGGCCGAGCGCGCGCAGGACGTCGTCGCGTTCCTCGACGGAGAGGTGGCGGAACGCGGCACCGGCCTCCGCCTCCGCGCGCGAGTCGAGGACGGCGACGGCGTCCACCACCTGCGAGCGGTGCGCGTCGTCGTCCTCGAAGCGACCAGTGGCGTACGTCTCGACGAACTCGGCGGTGCCCTCGACCGAGGAGGGGTAGAGGACGTCGGCGAGCGAGACGAGCGTGCCGATCGGTTCGTCGGGCGTCGGTTCCCCGCCCCCGTCAGGGGGACGGTCGTCGGAGACGGTGTAGACGGCGGCGCCCCCGACACCGATTCCGGCGGCCGCGAGGGCAGCGATGGCGTCGCGACGCGATAACTCCATGATTATTCATACGGTTAGAGGAACTTAACGTCTCCGTCGCCCCGCCAGTGCGAGGATTCCCGGAATGTGTCACCGTAACAATGGAGAACAATTATGTACTATCCGACGAAGGATATAGTGGAAACCATGAGCGAAGTCGGATTTAACCACGTCAAGAAGATGTACGACGGCGACATCGTCGCCGTCGAGGACTTCAGCCTCGACATCGAGGACGGCGAGTTCGTCACGATCGTCGGCCCGTCCGGGTCCGGGAAGTCCACGCTCCTCCGAATGCTCGCGGGACTCGAGGACATCACCGGCGGCGAGATCACCATCGGTGACCGCGTCGTGAACGACATCGCCGCACAGGACCGGAACGTCGCGATGGTGTTCCAGAACTACGCGCTCTACCCGCACATGACCGTGCGGAAGAACATGTCGTACGGGCTGAAGCTTACGTCCGACCTCGACGACGAGGAGATCACCAAGCGCGTCGAGGACGCCGCCGAGATGATGGGGATCGAGGACCAGCTCGAGAAGAAGCCGGCCTCCCTCTCCGGCGGCCAACAGCAGCGCGTCGCGACCGGCCGCGCCATCGTCCGTGACCCCGACGTCTTCCTCATGGACGAGCCGCTCAGCAACCTCGACGCGAAGCTGCGCGCGCACATGCGCATCGAGCTCCAGCGCATCCAGGACGACCTCGAGACGACGACGGTCTACGTCACGCACGACCAGGAGGAAGCGCTCACGATGAGCGACCGCGTCGTCATCCTCGACCAGGGCGAACTCCAGCAGGTCGGCACGCCCGCAGAGGTGTTCGACGAGCCCGCGAACCTCTTCGTCGCCGACTTCATCGGCTCGCCGTCGATGAACTTCTTCGACGTCGAACTCGTCGGGAACCGCCTCGAGGGCGAGGCGTTCTCCTACGAGGTGTCCTCGGGTGTCGCCGAGCGCATCGAGGAGCGGCGCACCGACGACGAACTCGTCCTCGGCATCCGCCCCGAGCACATCCACTTCGCGGAGCCCGATTCCGTCAACGCCATCGGCGCGATGCTCGACGTCCACGAACCCGTCGGCGACGACAACTACTTCTACCTCCGAGCGGGCGACACCGAGTTCACCATGCGCATCATGGGCGACCACGCACACGACGAGGGCGACGAACTCACCGTCTCCTTCGACGAGGAGAAGATGCACGTCTTCGACAAGGCGAGCGGCGAGAACATCATGACGGACACGGGGACGCCCGTCTCCACGAGGTCCAGCGAGCAAGTGACACAGCAGACGTAACGTATCGCGACGGCCTCGCTCTTTCTTCCGTCCCGTCTCAGTTTCGCCGTGATTCCGCGTACGGCGAGGACGCGTCCTCGGGCTGCTCGGTCACCGGCCCCAGTAGCACCTCGAGGTGGAACGAAAAGGCGATGCCGGCGAAGACGAGGGCGAACGCGACCGTCAGCAGGCCCGTGACGATCGCGACGAGGAGCGTCCCCATCGCCACCATCACCGCCGAGATGGCGTTCTGCCCCGTCCAGCGGACGGCCGACCTGAGCTCGGGTTCAAGGTCGCCGCCGTTCGCGAGCCCAACGAACGTCGGGACGAGGAGGAGCCACGCGTACGCGGCGACGTAGGTCGTGACGACGGCGAGTGCGAGCGTCAGCGCCGAGCGCGACGCCACGTACTGCCGGGCGTAGAGGACCGAGATGCCGAGGAAGACGGCGGGGACCCCGGTCAGCAGGACGGCAGAGAGGCCGTGGCGCCGGAGCGTCGCGCGAACGTGCGAACGGTCGATACTGTACCCCTCCCTGAGCGACTGGATCGCGGCGTACGCGGCGAGCGTCGCCGGTCCGAGCGTGACGACCGGGAGGGAGCAGAGGAACCAGAGCAGGCTCACGAGGATGAGTCGCGGGCCGTTTTCGTAGAAGAACCCCACCGCGTCGAAGAAGGACCGGTAGACCGTCTTCGTGTCGACTGATCTCATTACGCTAGCTGTACGGGCGCGCCAGTAAGTAGGTTACCCTCGTGAACGACGCCGGTCGGCGTCGCGCCGGGGTGACGAGGGCGTTACGTCACGCCCTGCATCTCCACGGCGGACATCAGCTGCTCCTGTAGGAGGAGGAACAGGATGAACAGCGGCCCCGACGCGATGACGGCGGACGCCATCGTGACGGACGGCTGGTAGGTGAAGTTGTCCCGGAGGACGACGATCCCGATCGGGAGGGTGTACATCGCCTGATCCTGGAGCACGATGAGCGGCCAGAGGAACTGGTTCCAGCTCCAGACGAACATGAACAGCGCGAGCGCGGAGAGGATCGACCGCGAGAGCGGGAGGATCATCCGCGTGTAGATCCGCCAGTTCGAGAAGCCATCGAGCTGGGCGGCCTCCTGAATCTCGTAGGGGATCTCCCGGAAGAACTGCGCCAGGAGGAAGACGCCGAGCGGCCCGGCCGCGAACGGCAGGATGACCGCGAGGTAGTTGCTGAGCAGCCCGAGGTCAGAGATGAGGATGTACAGCGGGATGATGTTCACGAAGCCCGGAACCATGAAGCTCGCGATGATGAGCCCGAGCACGTAGCGCTGGCCCGGCCAGTCGAGGCGGGTCAGCGCGAACGCGATCATCGAGTCGACGATCAACACGAGCAGCGTCGTGGTCGACGCGATGAGCAGCGTGTTGAACGCCCAGCCGATGATGAGCGAATCGGCGAGTAGGCCCGCGTACGCGTGCAGCGAGACCGGGTCCGGGATCCAGTTCATCCCCGCCGCGATGGCGCCCTCCGGCGTCTTGAGCGACGTCGAGATCATGTACATGTACGGCATGAGGAACAGCAGCGCCGCACCGTACATGACGGCGTGTACGAGCACACTCCGCGCGGAGACTTCTCCGGGGAGGAGCGATTCGAGACGGGTGGTGGTTGCGTTACTCATTGTCGCCTCCGATGAGGTAGTAGTTCAGGATGGACACGACGACGAGGATCGCCGTCAGGACGTAGCCGATGGTCGCGGCGTAGCCGAAGTTCTGCTGGTTGAACGCAGCCTCGTAGAGGTACATCACCAGCGTCGTGGTCGACTGCCCCGGGCCGCCGGACGTCATGACGTACGGCTGGCCGTACACCTGGAACGCCCAGATGAGGTTGATGACGACGACGAAGAAGATCGCGTGACGCATCTGCGGGACGGTGACGTCCCGGAACATGCGCCACGTCCCCGCGCCGTCGAGTTTCGCGGCCTCGTAGAGGTACTCCGGCACGCTCTGGCGGGCGGCGAGCAGGATGACGAAACTGAACCCGACGAGCCACCAGACCGTCGTGATCGCGATGGACGGCATCGCGAAGACGTACGACTGGAGCCACTGCGGCGGGTTGGACATGACGAGTCCGAGGTAGTAGTTGATGACGCCGTACTGTGTCGAGTAGAGGTTCGTCCAGACGACGGCCGCGACGGACACCGTCAGGATGTACGGGCTGAAGAAAATCGCCCGGAGCACGCCCCGTCCCCGGATGTCCCTATTGACGCCGAGGGCGAGGCCGAGGCCGACGATGACGATCGACGGAACGGTGAGCAGCGAGAAGTACAGCGTGTTCCCGAGCGCGTTCCAGAACTGCGGGTCGCCGAGCAGGTGGGTGTAGTTCCCGATCCCGATGAACTCGGAGCGCGAGGGGAAGAACGCGTTCCACTCGAAGAGGCTCATGTAGCCGCCCATCAGGAGCGGGTAGAGCAGGAACACCCCGAAGAGGACGAGGTACGGGAGCGAGAAGAGAATCCCCTCGACGAGCTCCTTGCGCGAGCGACTGACGTTCGAGAGAACCCCCTCACCTCCTTTGAAACGGTCGATAGCTGACATAGTGAAATCGTGAGAGAGTGGTTACTGGATGGTGGACGTCCAGTTATCGACGCCGTTCTGGATGGCTTGGTCCACCGAGATGTTCTGCGAGTACGCGTCGGTGATCCACGTCCAGTTGCTGGTGTCGTAGAGGTTCGCACTCTCGGGCTGCGGCCAGTAGGCGAGTTGGCCGTCCTCCGCCATCTCCTTGAACGGCTTCAGCGTCTTGTTCCAGATGTCGGATTCCGGGAGGGCGTCCCCGTTCAGGATGGGGCTGTAGGCCGGGAGGTGGCCCGCTTCCGAGCCCCACGAGGGGTTCTCCTGGGTGATCCACTCCGCGGCGGCGACGGAGGTCTCGATCCGCTCTTGACTGGCGTTGGACTTCTGCGGGACGATGATGGTGTGACTGTCCGCGGTGGTGCGCAGTTGGTCGGCGTCGGGGAAGACGCGCGGCTTGTCGAAGCCCCACTCGAAGTCCTGTTCGCGCATGACGTTCACGTACCACGTTCCGTTGACCGTCATCGCGACGGAGCCGTTCCGGAAGCTCTGCGCGACGCGGTCGGCCGAGATGTCGGGGGTGTCCCAGTTGCGCTCGCCGGAGACGCTCGCGAGGAAGTCGAGGGAGTTGGTCCCGGCTTCGTCGCCGAAGACCGCCTCCGTCATGTCGTCGTTGAACATCTGTCCGCCGTACTGGTTGAGACCCATGAACCACTGACGGAACCCACCGCCACCGCCCCAGTACGGGTCGGGGCTGAACGGCTTCGCGTCCGTGTTCTCGAGGATGGCGTTACAGGCCTCCTCGAACTGCTGGAAGTTCTCGATCGGCGGCTCGACGCCGGCTTCGTTGAGGATGTCGACGTTGTAGTAGAGGCCGACCGGGTGGGAGTCCATCGGCACCGCGTACGTG
It includes:
- a CDS encoding DUF624 domain-containing protein; translation: MRSVDTKTVYRSFFDAVGFFYENGPRLILVSLLWFLCSLPVVTLGPATLAAYAAIQSLREGYSIDRSHVRATLRRHGLSAVLLTGVPAVFLGISVLYARQYVASRSALTLALAVVTTYVAAYAWLLLVPTFVGLANGGDLEPELRSAVRWTGQNAISAVMVAMGTLLVAIVTGLLTVAFALVFAGIAFSFHLEVLLGPVTEQPEDASSPYAESRRN
- a CDS encoding carbohydrate ABC transporter permease; this translates as MSAIDRFKGGEGVLSNVSRSRKELVEGILFSLPYLVLFGVFLLYPLLMGGYMSLFEWNAFFPSRSEFIGIGNYTHLLGDPQFWNALGNTLYFSLLTVPSIVIVGLGLALGVNRDIRGRGVLRAIFFSPYILTVSVAAVVWTNLYSTQYGVINYYLGLVMSNPPQWLQSYVFAMPSIAITTVWWLVGFSFVILLAARQSVPEYLYEAAKLDGAGTWRMFRDVTVPQMRHAIFFVVVINLIWAFQVYGQPYVMTSGGPGQSTTTLVMYLYEAAFNQQNFGYAATIGYVLTAILVVVSILNYYLIGGDNE
- a CDS encoding extracellular solute-binding protein; the encoded protein is MSDNTVGSADTHTDQRQASNERTGRRRFLQAAGVAGAVGLAGCSGLTGGGGGGGGGGGSGMELSYWTLFGGGDGEVMKSIIDKFNEERPLGEDVTINRQRTPWEEHYNRLYTAMTGGSPPDLAISHASYLRRFKPTLNDISGMLSSNDYVDQILGACQIDGGTYAVPMDSHPVGLYYNVDILNEAGVEPPIENFQQFEEACNAILENTDAKPFSPDPYWGGGGGFRQWFMGLNQYGGQMFNDDMTEAVFGDEAGTNSLDFLASVSGERNWDTPDISADRVAQSFRNGSVAMTVNGTWYVNVMREQDFEWGFDKPRVFPDADQLRTTADSHTIIVPQKSNASQERIETSVAAAEWITQENPSWGSEAGHLPAYSPILNGDALPESDIWNKTLKPFKEMAEDGQLAYWPQPESANLYDTSNWTWITDAYSQNISVDQAIQNGVDNWTSTIQ
- a CDS encoding ABC transporter ATP-binding protein — encoded protein: MSEVGFNHVKKMYDGDIVAVEDFSLDIEDGEFVTIVGPSGSGKSTLLRMLAGLEDITGGEITIGDRVVNDIAAQDRNVAMVFQNYALYPHMTVRKNMSYGLKLTSDLDDEEITKRVEDAAEMMGIEDQLEKKPASLSGGQQQRVATGRAIVRDPDVFLMDEPLSNLDAKLRAHMRIELQRIQDDLETTTVYVTHDQEEALTMSDRVVILDQGELQQVGTPAEVFDEPANLFVADFIGSPSMNFFDVELVGNRLEGEAFSYEVSSGVAERIEERRTDDELVLGIRPEHIHFAEPDSVNAIGAMLDVHEPVGDDNYFYLRAGDTEFTMRIMGDHAHDEGDELTVSFDEEKMHVFDKASGENIMTDTGTPVSTRSSEQVTQQT
- a CDS encoding carbohydrate ABC transporter permease; the protein is MSNATTTRLESLLPGEVSARSVLVHAVMYGAALLFLMPYMYMISTSLKTPEGAIAAGMNWIPDPVSLHAYAGLLADSLIIGWAFNTLLIASTTTLLVLIVDSMIAFALTRLDWPGQRYVLGLIIASFMVPGFVNIIPLYILISDLGLLSNYLAVILPFAAGPLGVFLLAQFFREIPYEIQEAAQLDGFSNWRIYTRMILPLSRSILSALALFMFVWSWNQFLWPLIVLQDQAMYTLPIGIVVLRDNFTYQPSVTMASAVIASGPLFILFLLLQEQLMSAVEMQGVT